A single genomic interval of Pithys albifrons albifrons isolate INPA30051 chromosome 11, PitAlb_v1, whole genome shotgun sequence harbors:
- the LOC139676760 gene encoding exportin-2-like, whose protein sequence is MRRVHRTVSTAHARSTARRRYCACAEYSAPSLLRMRGVRSAVSTAHARSTERCRYCACAEYRAPSVLRMRGVQRAVPTAHARTGAAEARGEHPAAGAAAPEAFLERGAGTIARSAAAKIPGVLGGFLKLIALKASDPQGFDLLNSIMEHMPPESVDWYRKQVFILLFQRLPSSKPTKLIKRFLCCRPSLLGLFELPEDDTTPDKEHFIDTEDTPGYQTAFSQLAFAGKKEHDPVGQMVNNPRIQLAQSLHKLFTACPGRVGGLGSASLGCIQQRRNASVRTVSC, encoded by the exons ATGCGCAGAGTACATCGCACCGTctctactgcgcacgcgcggagtacagcgcgccgtcggtactgcgcatgcgcggagtacagcgcgccgtcgctactgcgcatgcgcggagtacggagCGCCGTctctactgcgcacgcgcggagtacagagcggtGTCGCTattgcgcatgcgcggagtacagagcgccgtctgtactgcgcatgcgcggagtacagcgcgccgtccctactgcgcacgcgcgga ccggtgccgcggaagcgcgcggggaacatcccgccgccggtgcggctgctccagaggcgttcctggagcgcggcgccggcaccatcgcccgcagcgccgccgccaagatc cctggagtgttggggggattcctgaagctgattgccttgaaagccagtgatccccaaggctttgacctgctaaacagcatcatggagcatatgccccc tgaatcagttgactggtacaggaaacaggtcttcattctgctattccaaagacttccaagttccaaaccaacaaaacttatcaaaa gattcctttgctgcaggccctccctccttggcctcttcgagctgcctgaggatgacacgacccctgacaaggagcacttcattgacacagaggatactccaggctatcagactgcattctcccagctggcctttgctgggaagaaagaacatgatcctgtggggcaaatggtgaacaatcccaggatccagctggcccagtctctgcacaaactgttcacagcgtgcccaggcagggtaggtggcttgggctctgcatccctgggctgcattcagcagagaagaaatgcctctgtgagaacggtctcttgctaa